A section of the Pseudomonas sp. Q1-7 genome encodes:
- a CDS encoding LysE family translocator has translation MDPIGALLAISGVLVLSVVSPGPNFAIVTSTATLRSRRAGVATGLGLAAASVTWVLLAVAGLGLILSQMEWLYVGIKLLGAAYLIWLGGRMILGAHKPPAATPGQLESGIFAAARKGYLVSMTNPKALAFYGSIFAVMVPAHAPGWFYAAIVVIAATVSCLWYCGMAVLFSSSAVRGGILRFKAVFETLMGVFLLGLGGRLLLSR, from the coding sequence GTGGACCCTATCGGTGCGTTGCTGGCCATTTCCGGGGTGCTGGTGCTGAGCGTCGTCAGCCCTGGCCCCAACTTCGCCATCGTCACTTCCACCGCGACCCTGCGGTCTCGCCGCGCTGGCGTGGCCACCGGCTTGGGGCTGGCCGCCGCCTCCGTCACCTGGGTTCTGCTGGCGGTGGCCGGGCTGGGGCTGATCCTGTCCCAGATGGAGTGGCTGTATGTCGGGATCAAGCTGCTGGGCGCCGCCTACCTGATCTGGCTCGGCGGGCGGATGATCCTGGGGGCGCACAAGCCGCCGGCGGCAACGCCCGGGCAGCTCGAGTCCGGCATCTTCGCAGCGGCACGCAAGGGCTATCTGGTGAGCATGACCAACCCCAAGGCCCTGGCCTTCTACGGCAGCATTTTCGCGGTGATGGTCCCGGCCCACGCGCCGGGCTGGTTCTACGCGGCCATCGTCGTCATCGCCGCCACCGTGTCCTGCCTCTGGTACTGCGGCATGGCGGTCCTCTTCTCCAGTTCGGCGGTGCGCGGCGGCATCCTGCGTTTCAAGGCGGTGTTCGAGACCTTGATGGGGGTGTTCCTGTTGGGGCTGGGCGGGCGCCTGCTGCTCAGTCGCTGA
- a CDS encoding carbon starvation CstA family protein, whose product MTQLATRIAWFAVAVLGAFALGTVALRRGEAINALWIVTAATAIYLIAYRYYSLFIANKVMQLDPSRATPAVLNNDGLDYVPTNKHILFGHHFAAIAGAGPLVGPVLAAQMGYLPGTLWLIAGVVLAGAVQDFMVLFLSTRRNGRSLGDMVREEMGRIPGTIALFGCFLIMIIILAVLALIVVKALAESPWGMFTVMATIPIAVFMGVYMRYIRPGRIGEISVIGVVLLLASIWLGGVVAADPVWGPAFTFTGVQITWMLIGYGFVAAVLPVWLILAPRDYLSTFLKIGTIVGLAIGILVIAPELKMPALTQFVDGTGPVWKGALFPFLFITIACGAVSGFHALISSGTTPKLLANETHARYIGYGGMLMESFVAIMAMVAASVIEPGVYFAMNSPAALVGSDVNAVAATVSSWGFAITPDVLQQTATDIGEHSILARAGGAPTLAVGIAQILHQVLPGENTMAFWYHFAILFEALFILTAVDAGTRAGRFMLQDLLGNFVPALKKTESWSANVIATAGCVAMWGWLLYQGVIDPLGGINTLWPLFGISNQMLAGIALMLGCVVLIKMKRQRYVWVTLVPAVWLLICTTTAGLIKLLDPNPAVGFLALAKKYSDAAAAGQVLAPAKDMAQMQHVIFNAYTNATLTVLFLFVVLSILFFAIKVGRGAWMKSERTDRESPFQPVPDA is encoded by the coding sequence ATGACCCAACTGGCTACCCGAATTGCCTGGTTCGCTGTTGCCGTATTGGGCGCTTTCGCGCTCGGTACCGTGGCGCTACGCCGTGGCGAGGCCATCAACGCGCTCTGGATCGTTACTGCTGCAACCGCGATCTACCTCATTGCCTACCGCTACTACAGCCTGTTCATCGCCAACAAGGTGATGCAACTGGACCCCAGCCGTGCCACCCCTGCGGTGTTGAACAACGACGGCCTGGACTACGTCCCGACCAACAAACACATCCTCTTCGGTCACCATTTTGCCGCCATCGCCGGCGCCGGCCCGCTGGTAGGCCCGGTGCTCGCCGCGCAGATGGGCTACCTGCCCGGCACCCTGTGGCTGATCGCCGGTGTGGTTCTGGCCGGTGCGGTGCAGGACTTCATGGTGCTGTTCCTCTCGACCCGCCGTAATGGGCGCTCGCTGGGTGACATGGTCCGCGAGGAGATGGGCCGGATTCCGGGCACCATCGCCCTGTTCGGTTGCTTCCTGATCATGATCATCATCCTTGCGGTGCTGGCGCTGATCGTGGTCAAGGCCCTGGCCGAGAGCCCCTGGGGCATGTTCACGGTGATGGCGACCATCCCGATTGCGGTGTTCATGGGCGTCTACATGCGCTACATCCGCCCTGGCCGTATCGGCGAGATTTCCGTCATCGGCGTGGTGCTGCTGCTGGCCTCCATCTGGCTCGGCGGCGTCGTGGCGGCCGACCCGGTCTGGGGCCCGGCCTTCACCTTCACCGGCGTGCAGATCACCTGGATGCTGATCGGCTACGGCTTCGTGGCGGCGGTGCTGCCGGTCTGGCTGATCCTCGCCCCGCGCGACTACCTTTCCACCTTCCTCAAGATCGGCACCATCGTTGGCCTGGCCATCGGCATCCTGGTCATCGCTCCGGAGCTGAAGATGCCGGCCCTGACCCAGTTCGTCGACGGCACTGGCCCGGTGTGGAAGGGCGCCCTGTTCCCCTTCCTGTTCATCACCATCGCCTGCGGCGCGGTGTCCGGCTTCCACGCGCTGATCAGCTCCGGCACCACGCCCAAGCTGCTGGCCAACGAAACCCACGCCCGCTACATCGGCTACGGCGGCATGCTGATGGAGTCCTTCGTCGCCATCATGGCCATGGTCGCCGCCTCGGTGATCGAGCCGGGCGTGTACTTCGCCATGAACAGCCCGGCCGCGCTGGTGGGCAGCGACGTCAACGCCGTTGCCGCCACCGTCAGCAGCTGGGGCTTCGCCATCACGCCGGACGTGCTGCAGCAGACCGCCACCGATATCGGCGAGCACAGCATCCTGGCCCGTGCCGGCGGCGCGCCGACCCTGGCCGTGGGCATCGCGCAGATCCTCCACCAGGTGCTGCCGGGTGAGAACACCATGGCCTTCTGGTACCACTTCGCGATCCTCTTCGAGGCGCTGTTCATCCTCACCGCGGTGGACGCCGGTACCCGTGCCGGGCGCTTCATGCTGCAGGACCTGCTGGGCAACTTCGTCCCGGCCCTGAAGAAGACCGAGTCCTGGAGCGCCAACGTCATCGCCACCGCCGGCTGCGTGGCCATGTGGGGCTGGTTGCTGTACCAGGGCGTGATCGACCCGTTGGGTGGCATCAACACCCTGTGGCCGTTGTTCGGCATCTCCAACCAGATGCTGGCGGGCATCGCCCTGATGCTGGGATGCGTGGTGCTGATCAAGATGAAGCGCCAGCGCTATGTCTGGGTCACCCTGGTGCCGGCCGTGTGGCTGCTGATCTGCACCACCACCGCAGGTCTGATCAAGCTGCTCGACCCGAACCCGGCCGTCGGCTTCCTCGCCCTGGCGAAGAAGTACAGCGATGCCGCCGCCGCCGGCCAGGTCCTGGCCCCGGCCAAGGACATGGCACAGATGCAGCATGTGATCTTCAACGCCTACACCAACGCGACCCTGACCGTGCTGTTCCTCTTCGTGGTGCTGAGCATCCTGTTCTTCGCCATCAAGGTGGGCCGAGGCGCCTGGATGAAGTCCGAGCGAACCGACAGGGAATCGCCTTTCCAGCCTGTTCCGGACGCTTGA
- a CDS encoding YbdD/YjiX family protein, which yields MFNDLSRMGKYLGQAARMLVGMPDYDTYVEHMRSKHPDKPVMSYDEFFRERQDARYGGGKGRPVRCC from the coding sequence ATGTTCAATGACCTGAGCCGCATGGGGAAGTACCTCGGGCAGGCCGCCCGCATGCTGGTGGGCATGCCCGACTACGACACCTATGTCGAGCACATGCGCAGCAAGCACCCGGACAAGCCGGTGATGAGTTACGACGAGTTCTTCCGCGAGCGGCAGGACGCCCGCTATGGCGGCGGCAAGGGTCGCCCCGTACGCTGCTGCTGA
- the yjiA gene encoding GTPase yields the protein MSAHFPIPVTVLSGFLGAGKTTLLKHILKAEHGLKIAVIENEFSETPIDGQLLGDEPVQVMTLANGCVCCSIHVELEKALFLLLERLDAGELAFDRLVIECTGLADPAPVAQTFFADDELCARYVLDGIITLVDAVNAERHLQETMAQAQVGFADRLLVSKRDLVDEAQFDALCQRLARINRRAPIRVVDHGRIDLAELLDVRGFNLNADVGPALTLRPLAPAGTPDRIGTLVLKSERPLDMERLSAFMEGLLEEHGNSLLRYKGVLCVDGEPRRLVFQGVLRLYGFDWDTEWQEGEARESVMVFIGDQLPEEKIRAGFDAAQA from the coding sequence ATGTCTGCCCATTTCCCCATTCCGGTCACTGTGCTCAGCGGTTTTCTCGGTGCCGGCAAGACCACCCTGCTGAAACACATCCTCAAGGCCGAGCACGGCCTGAAGATCGCGGTGATCGAGAACGAGTTCAGCGAAACCCCCATCGATGGCCAGTTGCTCGGCGATGAGCCGGTGCAGGTCATGACCCTGGCAAACGGCTGCGTCTGCTGCTCCATCCATGTGGAACTGGAGAAGGCACTGTTCCTGCTGCTGGAGCGCCTGGACGCCGGCGAGCTGGCCTTCGACCGCCTGGTGATCGAATGCACCGGCCTGGCCGATCCGGCCCCGGTGGCGCAGACCTTCTTCGCCGACGATGAACTCTGCGCGCGCTATGTGCTGGACGGCATCATCACTCTGGTAGATGCGGTAAACGCCGAGCGTCATCTGCAGGAAACCATGGCCCAGGCCCAGGTAGGCTTTGCCGACCGCCTTCTGGTGAGCAAGCGCGACCTGGTGGACGAGGCGCAGTTCGACGCCCTCTGCCAACGCCTTGCGCGCATCAACCGCCGCGCGCCGATTCGCGTGGTGGACCACGGCCGCATCGACCTGGCCGAGCTGCTGGATGTGCGTGGCTTCAACCTCAACGCGGACGTCGGCCCGGCGTTGACCCTGCGCCCGCTGGCGCCGGCCGGAACACCCGACCGCATCGGCACCCTGGTGCTGAAGAGCGAGCGCCCGCTGGACATGGAAAGGCTGAGCGCCTTCATGGAGGGGCTGCTGGAAGAACACGGCAATTCCCTGCTGCGGTACAAGGGCGTGCTCTGCGTCGACGGCGAACCCCGTCGTCTGGTGTTCCAGGGCGTGCTGCGGCTTTACGGGTTCGACTGGGACACCGAGTGGCAGGAAGGTGAGGCGCGGGAGAGCGTGATGGTGTTCATCGGCGATCAACTGCCCGAAGAGAAGATCCGCGCGGGGTTCGACGCTGCGCAGGCCTGA
- a CDS encoding OprD family porin gives MPRQTRLCSSLLLLTGTAIGAATPAQAEFIKDSKASLELRNFYFNRDFRQEGATQSKAEEWAQGFLLRYESGFTEGTVGVGVDALGLLGVKLDSSPDRSGSGLLKRDRETGQAQDEYGELGLTAKLRASKSTLRVGTLLPKLPVVQYNDSRLLPQTFQGGHLNSMELAGLTFDAGQLKQVNQRDSSDNEDMTVATGGARGITFRKGTTSDEFNFAGATYKWTDSLSTGYHYGELEDFYKQHYFSAVHLLPLGDKQSFKTDLRFARSTDDGSSNVDNKAFGAMFTYALGGHAFGLGYQSMSGDTGFAYINGSDPFLVNYVQIGDFANKDEKSWQARYDYNFASLGIPGLTFMTRYLTGDNVDRGAALSDGKEWERNTDIAYVFQDGPLKNFGVKWRNASVRSNFANDIDENRLILSYALPLW, from the coding sequence ATGCCCCGACAAACCCGTCTCTGTTCTTCCCTGCTTCTGCTGACCGGCACCGCCATTGGCGCTGCCACTCCCGCCCAGGCCGAGTTCATCAAGGACAGCAAGGCCAGCCTGGAGCTGCGCAACTTCTACTTCAACCGCGACTTCCGCCAGGAAGGCGCCACCCAGTCCAAGGCCGAGGAATGGGCCCAAGGCTTCCTCCTGCGTTACGAATCCGGCTTCACCGAAGGCACCGTCGGCGTCGGCGTGGACGCCCTCGGCCTGCTCGGCGTCAAACTCGACTCCAGCCCCGACCGCTCTGGTTCCGGCCTGCTCAAGCGCGACCGCGAAACCGGCCAGGCCCAGGACGAATACGGCGAACTCGGCCTCACCGCCAAGCTGCGCGCCTCCAAGAGCACGCTGCGGGTCGGCACCCTGCTGCCCAAGCTGCCGGTCGTCCAGTACAACGACTCGCGCCTGCTGCCGCAGACCTTCCAGGGCGGCCACCTGAACTCCATGGAGCTCGCCGGCCTGACCTTCGACGCCGGCCAGCTCAAGCAGGTCAACCAGCGCGACTCCTCCGACAACGAGGACATGACCGTCGCCACCGGCGGCGCCCGCGGCATCACCTTCCGCAAAGGCACCACCAGCGACGAGTTCAACTTCGCTGGCGCCACCTACAAGTGGACCGACAGCCTCAGCACCGGCTACCACTACGGCGAGCTGGAAGACTTCTACAAGCAGCACTACTTCAGCGCCGTGCACCTGCTGCCGCTGGGTGACAAGCAGTCCTTCAAGACTGACCTGCGCTTCGCCCGCTCCACCGACGACGGTTCCAGCAATGTCGACAACAAGGCCTTCGGCGCCATGTTCACCTACGCCCTGGGCGGCCATGCCTTTGGCCTCGGTTACCAGAGCATGAGCGGCGACACCGGCTTCGCCTACATCAACGGCAGCGACCCCTTCCTGGTCAACTACGTGCAGATCGGCGACTTCGCCAACAAGGACGAGAAATCCTGGCAGGCCCGCTACGACTACAACTTCGCCAGCCTCGGCATCCCCGGCCTGACCTTCATGACCCGCTACCTGACCGGCGACAACGTCGACCGTGGCGCGGCGCTCTCCGATGGCAAGGAGTGGGAGCGCAACACCGACATCGCCTACGTCTTCCAGGACGGTCCGCTGAAGAACTTCGGCGTCAAGTGGCGCAATGCCTCGGTACGCTCCAACTTCGCCAACGACATCGACGAGAACCGCCTGATCCTCAGCTACGCCCTGCCGCTCTGGTAA
- a CDS encoding cache domain-containing protein: protein MQLKYKIVTLSVLPLIASVLFICVLVFAQSQKLEEEQAKLVESSIMAAKKAELKNYLELALSLIAPLYDSGRDDEEVRQQALNMLARANFGLDGYFFVYDRHGKNLMHPRQANLVGKELIGMKDKNGLPVIQALLDSAQKGDGYQLYTWEKPSSRQVTEKLSYVVMLDRWGWMLGTGIYIDDVEVATSKSRQEVASGVLTTVLAIASFSLIAVLVVFSGGLMLNFTEHRLADRKLSALNQRIVHLQEEERSRVSRELHDGISQQLVSIKFQFELASLELENGQGRALDNLRAGTARLGEAIGEIRRISHDLRPSLLDTLGLSPAIDQLVREFEQRTAIRTQYERGLDDAQVETDVSVTLFRIIQEALGNIERHSQAGAAIISLSTSRHAIVLRVEDNGVGFDPGLMDRSQGIGLRNIRERVDHHRGTFTISSSPGRTELQVEIPARA, encoded by the coding sequence ATGCAACTCAAGTACAAGATCGTGACCCTCAGCGTCCTGCCGCTCATTGCGTCGGTGCTGTTCATCTGCGTCCTGGTATTCGCCCAGAGCCAGAAGCTGGAAGAAGAACAGGCCAAGCTGGTGGAAAGCAGCATCATGGCGGCCAAGAAGGCCGAGCTGAAGAACTACCTGGAACTGGCCCTGAGCTTGATCGCGCCGCTGTATGACAGCGGCCGGGATGACGAGGAGGTCAGGCAGCAGGCGCTGAACATGCTGGCGCGGGCCAACTTCGGCCTGGATGGCTACTTCTTCGTCTACGACCGCCACGGCAAGAACCTGATGCACCCGCGCCAGGCCAATCTGGTGGGCAAGGAACTCATTGGCATGAAGGACAAGAATGGCCTGCCGGTGATCCAGGCGCTGCTGGACAGCGCCCAGAAGGGCGACGGCTACCAGCTCTATACCTGGGAGAAGCCGTCTTCCAGGCAGGTGACGGAAAAGCTCTCCTACGTGGTGATGCTGGACCGCTGGGGCTGGATGCTCGGCACCGGCATCTATATCGATGATGTCGAGGTGGCCACCTCCAAGTCCCGCCAGGAGGTGGCGAGCGGGGTGCTGACCACGGTGCTGGCCATTGCCTCCTTCTCGCTGATCGCCGTGCTGGTGGTGTTCAGCGGTGGGCTGATGCTGAACTTCACCGAGCACCGCCTGGCCGACCGCAAACTGTCGGCACTCAACCAGCGCATCGTCCACCTGCAGGAAGAGGAACGGTCGCGGGTATCAAGGGAGCTGCACGATGGCATCAGCCAGCAACTGGTCTCCATCAAGTTTCAGTTCGAACTGGCCAGCCTGGAGCTGGAGAACGGGCAGGGCAGGGCGCTGGACAACCTGCGCGCCGGCACTGCGCGGCTGGGCGAGGCCATTGGCGAGATCCGTCGCATCTCCCATGACCTGCGGCCCTCGCTGCTGGATACCCTCGGCCTGTCGCCGGCCATCGACCAACTGGTGCGCGAATTCGAACAGCGCACCGCGATCCGCACCCAGTACGAGCGCGGGCTGGATGACGCACAGGTGGAGACGGATGTATCCGTCACGCTGTTCCGCATCATTCAGGAGGCGCTCGGCAACATCGAGCGCCATTCCCAGGCCGGCGCCGCTATAATTTCGCTCTCCACGTCCAGGCACGCCATTGTCCTCCGCGTGGAGGACAATGGCGTGGGATTCGATCCCGGCCTGATGGACAGGAGTCAGGGAATCGGCCTGCGCAACATCAGGGAGCGGGTCGATCACCATCGTGGAACCTTCACTATTTCTTCTTCGCCCGGCCGCACGGAATTGCAGGTCGAGATACCCGCCAGGGCCTGA
- a CDS encoding response regulator — MSFTKPVRIALVDDHVLVRDGVKSLLSAMPHFDVVAQAESGAEALELVASTEVDLLLVDVGLKDMNGLELTRRLCALYPGIKVLILSMYDNQEYVRTSINAGAFGYVLKNAPSQELIAAIEAIVAGGSFYSPEIARKLATNVRDENELTPRELQVLSMLAKGLNNKEVARELDISVRTVETYRLSIRRKLNIDTPAALVKYALEHGLISI; from the coding sequence ATGAGCTTTACCAAACCCGTCAGAATCGCGCTGGTCGACGATCACGTACTGGTGCGCGATGGCGTGAAGTCACTGCTGTCGGCCATGCCGCATTTCGACGTGGTGGCCCAGGCCGAGTCCGGTGCCGAGGCCCTGGAGCTGGTGGCCTCCACCGAGGTGGACCTGCTGCTGGTGGACGTCGGCCTCAAGGACATGAACGGCCTGGAATTGACGCGCAGGCTGTGCGCGCTCTATCCGGGCATCAAGGTCCTCATCCTCAGCATGTATGACAACCAGGAATACGTGCGTACTTCCATCAACGCCGGTGCCTTCGGCTATGTGCTGAAGAACGCGCCCTCCCAGGAACTGATCGCCGCCATCGAAGCGATAGTCGCCGGCGGCAGCTTCTACAGCCCGGAAATCGCCCGCAAGCTGGCCACCAATGTCCGTGACGAGAACGAGCTGACCCCGCGGGAACTGCAGGTCTTGTCGATGCTCGCCAAGGGCCTGAACAACAAGGAAGTGGCCCGCGAGCTGGATATCAGCGTGCGCACGGTGGAAACCTACCGCCTGAGCATCCGCCGCAAACTGAACATCGACACCCCCGCCGCCCTGGTGAAATACGCCCTTGAGCATGGGCTGATCTCGATCTGA
- the tssB gene encoding type VI secretion system contractile sheath small subunit yields the protein MSSDSFQNEVPKARVNIKLDLHTGGAQKKMELPLKLLVMGDYSNGKEHRPLSERSKVDINKNNFNSVLADFNPSLKLAVDNTLADDGSQASVELTFRHMKDFEPEQVARQLPELRALLAMRNLLRDLKSNLLDNATFRRELERILKDDALSSELRDELIALAPQDR from the coding sequence ATGTCCTCGGATAGCTTTCAGAATGAGGTTCCAAAGGCGCGGGTCAATATCAAGCTTGATCTGCATACAGGCGGCGCCCAGAAGAAGATGGAGTTGCCGCTGAAACTTCTGGTGATGGGTGATTACAGCAACGGAAAAGAGCATCGTCCGCTGTCCGAGCGTAGCAAGGTTGATATCAACAAGAATAACTTCAATAGCGTTCTGGCTGATTTCAATCCGAGTTTGAAACTTGCCGTGGACAACACGCTGGCCGATGACGGCTCGCAGGCCAGTGTCGAGCTGACCTTTCGCCACATGAAGGATTTCGAGCCCGAGCAGGTCGCCCGCCAGTTGCCCGAGCTGCGCGCCCTGCTGGCCATGCGCAATCTGCTGCGCGATCTCAAGTCGAACCTGCTCGACAACGCCACTTTCCGCCGCGAACTGGAGCGCATCCTCAAGGATGACGCGCTAAGCAGCGAGCTGCGCGACGAACTGATCGCGCTCGCTCCGCAAGATCGCTGA
- the tssC gene encoding type VI secretion system contractile sheath large subunit, with protein sequence MSVEGTAAQVPGSAVLSREGQGVYATLFDKINLSPVSALADIEVFQSTDALSEVSADERVTAAVSVLLDLLKRSSQKVERLDKSLLDEHIAKLDEQISRQLDAVMHHPDFQRVESTWRGVKSLIDQTDFRQNVRIELLDISKDHLVQDFEDAPEIAQSGLYTHTYIQEYDTPGGEPIAAAISNYEFDRGPQDIALLRNISKVAAAAHMPFIGSVGPAFFGKASMEEVAAIKDIGNYFDRAEYLKWKSFRDSDDARYIGLTMPRVLGRLPYGPDTIPVRGFNYVESVKGPDHDKYLWTNASFAFAANMVKSFINNGWCVQIRGPQAGGAVTDLPIHLYDLGTGNQVKIPSEVMIPETREFEFANLGFIPLSYYKNRDYACFFSANSAQKPALYETVDATANSRINARLPYIFLLSRIAHYLKLIQRENIGTTKDRRVLELELNNWIRGLVTEMTDPSDDLQASHPLRDAKVIVEDIDDNPGFFRVRLYAIPHFQVEGMDVNLSLVSQMPKAKA encoded by the coding sequence ATGTCCGTAGAAGGAACTGCTGCACAAGTCCCGGGCTCAGCCGTGCTGAGCCGTGAGGGGCAGGGCGTGTATGCCACGCTGTTCGACAAGATCAATCTCAGTCCGGTATCGGCCCTGGCCGATATCGAGGTTTTCCAGAGCACGGATGCGTTGTCCGAAGTGTCGGCCGATGAGCGCGTCACCGCGGCGGTCAGCGTCTTGCTGGATTTGCTCAAGCGTTCTTCGCAGAAGGTCGAGCGTCTCGACAAAAGCCTGTTGGACGAGCACATCGCCAAGTTGGATGAGCAGATAAGCCGTCAGTTGGATGCCGTCATGCACCATCCGGACTTCCAGCGGGTCGAGTCCACCTGGCGCGGGGTCAAGTCGCTGATCGACCAGACCGATTTTCGCCAGAACGTCAGGATCGAGCTGCTCGACATCAGCAAGGATCATCTGGTGCAGGATTTCGAGGATGCTCCGGAGATCGCCCAGAGCGGCCTATACACCCACACCTACATCCAGGAATACGACACGCCCGGCGGCGAACCGATAGCAGCGGCCATATCCAACTACGAGTTCGATCGCGGTCCTCAGGATATCGCCCTGCTGCGCAATATTTCGAAAGTGGCGGCCGCCGCTCACATGCCTTTCATAGGCTCGGTGGGACCGGCCTTCTTCGGCAAGGCGTCGATGGAGGAGGTGGCCGCCATCAAGGACATCGGCAACTACTTCGACCGCGCCGAATACCTGAAGTGGAAGTCTTTCCGCGACTCCGACGATGCGCGCTACATCGGTCTGACCATGCCGCGTGTGCTGGGGAGGCTGCCCTATGGTCCCGACACGATTCCGGTTCGCGGTTTCAACTATGTGGAGAGCGTGAAAGGGCCGGACCACGACAAGTACCTCTGGACCAATGCCTCCTTCGCCTTTGCCGCCAACATGGTGAAGAGCTTCATCAATAACGGCTGGTGCGTGCAGATCCGTGGCCCGCAGGCGGGTGGAGCGGTTACCGACCTGCCCATCCACCTCTACGACCTGGGGACCGGCAACCAGGTGAAGATTCCTTCGGAAGTCATGATCCCGGAAACCCGCGAATTCGAGTTCGCCAACCTCGGGTTCATTCCGCTTTCGTACTACAAGAACCGCGACTACGCCTGTTTCTTTTCCGCCAACTCGGCGCAGAAGCCGGCGCTGTACGAGACAGTGGATGCCACCGCCAACAGTCGCATCAACGCGCGTCTGCCTTACATTTTCCTGCTCTCGCGAATTGCCCATTACCTCAAGCTGATCCAGCGCGAAAACATTGGCACCACCAAGGATCGTCGCGTGCTCGAACTGGAGCTGAACAACTGGATCCGCGGGCTCGTCACCGAGATGACCGATCCTAGCGACGACCTGCAAGCCTCGCACCCACTGCGCGATGCCAAGGTGATCGTGGAGGACATCGACGACAACCCCGGCTTCTTCCGCGTGAGGCTCTATGCCATTCCGCATTTCCAGGTGGAAGGCATGGACGTCAACCTGTCGCTGGTTTCGCAGATGCCCAAGGCCAAAGCCTGA
- the tssK gene encoding type VI secretion system baseplate subunit TssK: protein MNIDRPLWAAGTLLSPQQFQQQARWEAWTNECLAHLSLVHPWGVLAVAFDTDALRLGKLKATRLHVRMPDGTLIDTDRVDRLPPALELSRVLADDVQTASLLLALPLEQGNGNNCILDGGREDRPTRYRQDWRQVQDLYGDESQSISVMEHQLSLRLASDDNGDYLTCPIARLTRDAQGSWAPDPGYIPPLLSFAAHSGLLTQLENLLTQLSAKRQRLMGMRRESNQRMADFAVADVSLFWLLNALNTYQPILADLKAHPARHPEHVYVELAKLAGSLLTFSLEHDTDKIPSYRHEHLETVFPPLLSTISILLEASLPSRVIALVLEEQGANRWKVALNDPRLREPGGADFYLSVRSRLPVAQLQSQFPRLCKVGTPDEVDHLVNAALDGIPLQPLNHVPAAIPLRLENQYFALDLGHPKGLAMLAEGVCAFYVPSTLIDANLELFAVLRS from the coding sequence ATGAACATCGACCGCCCCCTATGGGCTGCGGGGACATTATTGTCTCCGCAGCAGTTCCAGCAGCAGGCGCGCTGGGAGGCATGGACCAACGAATGCCTCGCTCATCTCTCCCTGGTTCATCCTTGGGGGGTGCTGGCGGTAGCCTTCGATACGGACGCGCTGCGACTGGGCAAACTGAAGGCAACGCGGCTGCATGTGCGTATGCCCGACGGCACCCTGATCGACACGGATCGGGTTGATCGCCTGCCGCCAGCGCTGGAGCTGTCACGCGTGTTGGCCGACGACGTCCAGACCGCGAGCCTCTTGCTGGCCCTGCCACTGGAGCAGGGCAATGGCAACAACTGCATCCTCGACGGCGGCCGGGAGGACCGGCCCACGCGCTATCGCCAGGATTGGCGCCAGGTGCAGGACCTCTACGGCGATGAAAGCCAGTCGATCAGCGTGATGGAACACCAGCTCAGCCTGCGCTTGGCCAGCGACGACAATGGTGATTACCTGACCTGTCCAATTGCGCGTCTGACGCGCGACGCTCAGGGCAGTTGGGCTCCAGACCCTGGCTATATACCGCCTCTGCTGAGTTTCGCCGCCCATTCAGGCCTGCTGACACAGCTGGAAAACCTGCTGACGCAGTTGTCCGCCAAGCGCCAACGGCTGATGGGCATGCGTCGGGAAAGCAATCAACGGATGGCCGACTTCGCCGTGGCTGACGTTTCGCTGTTCTGGTTGCTCAATGCGCTCAACACCTATCAGCCGATTCTGGCCGACCTCAAAGCCCATCCCGCACGCCACCCCGAGCACGTCTACGTGGAGCTGGCAAAACTCGCCGGCAGCCTGTTGACCTTCTCGCTGGAACACGACACCGACAAGATTCCGAGCTATCGGCACGAGCACTTGGAAACGGTATTCCCGCCGCTGTTGAGCACGATATCGATCCTGCTCGAAGCCAGCCTACCGTCGCGCGTCATCGCGCTGGTGCTGGAAGAGCAGGGCGCCAACCGCTGGAAGGTCGCGCTCAATGACCCACGCTTGCGCGAACCAGGCGGTGCCGATTTTTACCTGTCGGTACGTTCGCGCTTGCCGGTGGCACAGCTGCAGAGCCAGTTCCCACGCCTGTGCAAGGTCGGCACTCCGGACGAGGTCGATCATCTGGTCAATGCGGCACTCGACGGTATTCCGTTGCAGCCGCTCAACCATGTTCCAGCTGCCATCCCGCTGCGTTTGGAGAATCAGTACTTCGCACTGGATCTCGGGCACCCCAAAGGGCTGGCCATGCTGGCCGAAGGCGTCTGCGCCTTCTACGTCCCCTCCACCCTGATCGATGCGAATCTGGAACTGTTCGCGGTGTTGCGCTCATGA